The genomic DNA CCTCGCTGGGAGCGATTCTTCCGGTAACTGTGCTGCTCCCGATGATTGGTGTAGATTACCTGTTGATTTCACTTTTGGCAGTGCTGCTTTGCGGACTGCTCGGCGCTTTTCTGACACCGTGAGAAAGATTCTTATTAATTTGAAAACTGAGGTCTTGCATATATCTTCCGCATATGCCAAAATCCTTTGACACTATAAGCACACCGGCGGTTCTCCTGGAGCAGGCGATAATTGAGAACAATATAATGCGAATGAAAAAGCTCGCTGCCCGATATAGAGTCTCTCTGCGGGTTCATGTGAAAACACATAAGATACCGGAACTTGCCCACCGACAGATTCGCGCCGGGGCGGTCGGCATCGCCGTGGCAAAAGTGGGAGAAGCCGAAATATTCGCCAGAACCGGCATCCACGATATTCAGATTGCCAATCTCGTTGTCGGTGAAGATAAATTGCGCCGGGTCGCCCGATTGACTTCTCGATGCCGCATTTCCCTGGCAGTAGATTCGACAGAACATCTGAATATGATTATAAGCGTCCTGGGTCGCAAATCAGGCCGCCTGCAACTTCTTGCCGAAGTAAATTCCGGCCTGAATCGAGGCGGTGTTGATTCTTATAGACAACTTGAGAAGATTTTCAAGACTGCGGCATCTATGAAAGGGATAAAGCTGGTCGGACTGATGACCCATGCCGGGCATGCCTACGGGGCGACAAGTAAGGAGGAGCGAAGTCATATCGGGACGATGGAAGGAGCAAGGCTGGTCAATTATGCCGAGAGACTCCGCCGTTCCGGATATGATATAAGGATTATTAGTGTCGGCTCCACCCCGACCGCAAATTACTGCGCCGCCGTAAAAGGGGTGACAGAACTTCGGGTAGGCAATTACATATTCAACGACATGACCCAAGTTGCCCTGGGCGTTGCCCCGATAGATGATTGTGCCCTCACCCTGATGGCGACTGTGATAAGCGTGCCATCGCGCGACCGGGTCGTCATCGACGCCGGCAGCAAAGCGCTGAGCCTCGATAAAGGAGCCCATGGAAGAAATTTCGTAGAAGGCTTCGGGTATATTGTCGGGACCGGTGACCGATTGAGCCGCCTCTCGGAAGAGCATGGCATTATCGACCGGCCTAAAGGACAATACCGCATAGGCGACCGGCTCCGAATTATCCCTAACCATGCCTGCGCCGTGATGAACCTCTTTGATTATGCCTATTTGGTGAGCAAAAGAAAAGTCATTGAAAAAGTCAAAATCGCCGCCAGAGGCCGAAGTGACTGATATGAGCCGAAAATCTCAAGCGAAGAAATATATTCTGTTTTTGAACAACCGGTATTCTGCGGCTGAGGTCAATTTTTATCGAACGCGGCTGAAAGACAATGTGAAGGTCGCGGTCGATGGTGGAGTTCGATTTTTTCTCCGAAGTCAATCGCGCCCGGATATCATTATTGGCGATTTCGATTCCGCTCCTCGACTAACCAACGAGTACCTCTCAGGAATTGAGGTGCTCCGGTTCTCGCCGCGCAAAGATAAAACCGACAGCCAGCTTGCCGTCGAAATGGCGATGGAACGGGGGGCTGATGAAATTGAAATCTGCGGAGCGCTGGGGCAGACCGAAATCGACCACACCCTGGAAAATATATTTTTGCTTCATCTTATTAAGAGGGCATCACGATTGTATCGCCGCCAAATTTTCGGTAGGATAATCTCGCCGGCATCCGAAGTCATATTTCTGGAGGATGAGAAGGCAGAGATTGCGGGGCGAAAAGGAGATTATCTTTCCCTTCTTCCGCTTTCCGATGGAGTAAAAGTGCGCTTCAAAGGGCTGGTCTATCCGGCGCCGAAATCACCTTTGAAATTCGGCGACAGCCTGAGCCTTCGAAATCAGTTTGCGGCCTCAAGAGCCGAAATAGCTGTGAAAGGAACCGCGCTGGTGGTGACAGTCAAAAAAAGAGCGGGCTAAACTACATTTTCTTGACAAAAGGCTTGCCGGACATATATTGGGTGAACTTCGCAGGGCGGTTACCGATAAAGTAAGCGCCCGCCAGTTTGTTACTGGGGAATGGTCCAACGGTAGGGCGCGTGGCTCTGGACCACGAAATCGGGGTTCGATTCCCTGTTCCCCAGTTTTTTTTGTCCGAATTTCGATTCATAGTAGCCCCCATAATTGTAGCGGTCGACCTGCGTGTCGACCCGGTCTCATTCTGCCAGGCAGGACAGAACCATTAGAGGACAAACGCTCGGGTTCTCCCCTGATTTCTCTTAATGTCTCTGGTGACAGATGGAATTTCAAGAGCCGAAAGAAATCTCGACCTGCGCGATGGCGGAGTCGGAAACCGACTCCTGAGGCAGATTTTCCCCGTCGTATCAGGTCAACTTTGACAAAGGCAAAACCACCATGCCCCATCCCTTGTCAATCGACTAATATCCTGTCACTTTCTTTTCCAGGTATCCTTCAGCGAAACTATTCTATTAAAAACCGGTCTTCCCGGTGTAGAATCAACCGGGTCGATGAAAAAATAGCCGTGCCTCAAAAACTGGTACCGGCCTCGTGCCGGCGCCTGCCCCATCGGTTTCTCCAGTTTGCATCCTTTCAAGGTTACCAGCGAATCTGGATTGACCGACTCAAAAAAGTCTTTTCCGTCGCTGTCATCCTCCGGGTCTTCCTTGGTAAAGAGATGGTCATACAGGCGAACTTCGGCATCAACGGAGTGCGCCGCCGCAACCCAGTGGATAGTCCCTTTTACCTTCCGGCCATCTTTCGCCTCTCCCCCGTATGTCTCCGGGTCATAGGTGCAGCGCAACTCCCTTATCTCGCCGGCGCTGTCCCGAATGACTTCACTAAGTCGGATAAAATAAGCATGCTTGAGGCGGACTTCATTGGTTGGTGTCAGGCGAAAATATCCTTTGGGAGGATTTTCATTAAAGTCATCCCGCTCTATATAAAGTTCTCTCGAGAAAGGAACTTTTCGCTTCCCCATCGAAAGGTCTTCCGGGTTGTTATCAGTCTCAAATTCTTCAATCTTCTCTTCAGGATAGTTAATCAGAACTACCTTCAGGGGGCGCAGTACCGCCATTGCCCGCGGCGCCTCTTTATTGAGAAACTCGCGGATACAATCTTCGAGAACGCTTATCTCAACTGTGCTGTCGCGCTTGGCAACCCCAATGCGCTCGGCAAAAAGACGAATCGATTCCGGCGTAAAACCGCGCCGCCGCAGTCCCGATATGGTCGGCATACGGGGGTCATCCCAACCCGAGACAATTTTCCGCTTCACCAGCTCCAGAAGTTTCCGCTTGCTCATCACGGTGTAAGTCAGCGCCAAACGGGCAAATTCAATCTGCCGGGGGTGATGAATCCCCAATTCCGCGATAAACCAGTCGTAAAGCGGGCGATGGTCCTCGAATTCCAGCGTGCATATCGAATGGGTGATACCCTCAATTGAATCGCTCTGCCCGTGCGCCCAGTCATACATCGGGTAAAGACACCACTTGTCGCCGGTGCGATGATGGCTGGCGTGCAAAATTCGGTACATCACCGGGTCGCGCAGATTGAGATTGGGGGATGCCATATCGATTTTAGCCCGCAAGGTGCGCGAGCCATCCGGAAATTCCCCCTGGCGCATCCGCTCAATCAATGCCAGGTTCTCATCAATCGAGCGATTTCGATAGGGAGACTCTTTCCCCGGTTGCGTCAGGGTGCCGCGAAACTCGCGAATCTCCTCCGCCGTAAGGTCGCAGACATACGCCTTACCCTTTTTTATCAGCGCCAGCGCATACTGATACAGACGGTCAAAATAATCGGAGGCATAATATTCCCGGTCTTCCCAGTCAAATCCCAGCCAGCGGACATCCTCTTTAATCGAGTCCACATATTCCTGCTCTTCTTTGGTGGGATTGGTATCATCAAAGCGAAGATTGCATTTCCCTCCAAACTCGGCGGCAATGCCGAAATTAAGGCAGATAGATTTAGCATGTCCAATATGAAGATACCCGTTCGGCTCCGGAGGAAAACGTGTCATGATTTTCGAGGGAAACCGTCCCGATCTTATGTCTTCCCTAATTATATCCCGGATAAAATCGGTCTTAACTGTGCTGTCGTTACTTTCCATTCTTCTCTTTTCTCAGATAATCATGTTTAATTTCAATTCGGCAGATCTTTCACTGGCTTAATTGCTGCCATCAGGAACGGAAAATAAGTGGTCGGCAGATGCGATACAAGGCAAAAGAGTACCTTTGATTTTATTGTCATCCCTATCCGGTTGTACTGGGAGGCAGAATCAGCTTCAAGTAGCCCAAAACGATAACTTCTTATTCATCAACAGCTTATTTAATTCGACAAAACCTTCTCGTGAAGCAGCAGGGAAAATTGTGAAATCTCTGAGAGAGGGAGTGCTTTTTTCCCATAAATTGATGGGAAAATCTGGTTGACAACCTGTTAAATAAATGTAACTTATAAATAAGCTACCCCTGTTTCTACGACGGTTAGGCTAGCCAGAGCACAGAACGGCGGAATTGGAAACTTAACCGACTTTGATATTGCCGAGTGGTAAGCGGCAGAATTAATATCTAAACAATGAAAAACGCAGCAGCGCCGGATGGTTTCCTGCGCGCGGAGGATTAAGGCAATACCGTTTGCTAATTACTTGCCGGTCGGTGACTGACACCGACATTTTCCTGTTATTACTTTTTTTACGCGCCCGTTGGTAAAGAGTCTCCCTGAGTAATATCTTATCGGTCAGGGAGGGCGTCCTCAAATAGGTATAAAAAGATGAAATATATATTCGCCATGGGAGTGCAAGCTTATGGGAAAAATGCTATTGGACTGCTTAATGCTGCTCT from Candidatus Zixiibacteriota bacterium includes the following:
- a CDS encoding alanine racemase; translated protein: MPKSFDTISTPAVLLEQAIIENNIMRMKKLAARYRVSLRVHVKTHKIPELAHRQIRAGAVGIAVAKVGEAEIFARTGIHDIQIANLVVGEDKLRRVARLTSRCRISLAVDSTEHLNMIISVLGRKSGRLQLLAEVNSGLNRGGVDSYRQLEKIFKTAASMKGIKLVGLMTHAGHAYGATSKEERSHIGTMEGARLVNYAERLRRSGYDIRIISVGSTPTANYCAAVKGVTELRVGNYIFNDMTQVALGVAPIDDCALTLMATVISVPSRDRVVIDAGSKALSLDKGAHGRNFVEGFGYIVGTGDRLSRLSEEHGIIDRPKGQYRIGDRLRIIPNHACAVMNLFDYAYLVSKRKVIEKVKIAARGRSD
- a CDS encoding thiamine diphosphokinase: MSRKSQAKKYILFLNNRYSAAEVNFYRTRLKDNVKVAVDGGVRFFLRSQSRPDIIIGDFDSAPRLTNEYLSGIEVLRFSPRKDKTDSQLAVEMAMERGADEIEICGALGQTEIDHTLENIFLLHLIKRASRLYRRQIFGRIISPASEVIFLEDEKAEIAGRKGDYLSLLPLSDGVKVRFKGLVYPAPKSPLKFGDSLSLRNQFAASRAEIAVKGTALVVTVKKRAG
- a CDS encoding glutamine--tRNA ligase/YqeY domain fusion protein; this translates as MESNDSTVKTDFIRDIIREDIRSGRFPSKIMTRFPPEPNGYLHIGHAKSICLNFGIAAEFGGKCNLRFDDTNPTKEEQEYVDSIKEDVRWLGFDWEDREYYASDYFDRLYQYALALIKKGKAYVCDLTAEEIREFRGTLTQPGKESPYRNRSIDENLALIERMRQGEFPDGSRTLRAKIDMASPNLNLRDPVMYRILHASHHRTGDKWCLYPMYDWAHGQSDSIEGITHSICTLEFEDHRPLYDWFIAELGIHHPRQIEFARLALTYTVMSKRKLLELVKRKIVSGWDDPRMPTISGLRRRGFTPESIRLFAERIGVAKRDSTVEISVLEDCIREFLNKEAPRAMAVLRPLKVVLINYPEEKIEEFETDNNPEDLSMGKRKVPFSRELYIERDDFNENPPKGYFRLTPTNEVRLKHAYFIRLSEVIRDSAGEIRELRCTYDPETYGGEAKDGRKVKGTIHWVAAAHSVDAEVRLYDHLFTKEDPEDDSDGKDFFESVNPDSLVTLKGCKLEKPMGQAPARGRYQFLRHGYFFIDPVDSTPGRPVFNRIVSLKDTWKRK